Proteins co-encoded in one Pararge aegeria chromosome 19, ilParAegt1.1, whole genome shotgun sequence genomic window:
- the LOC120632215 gene encoding all trans-polyprenyl-diphosphate synthase PDSS2-like: MSYAMIRHFRRTTLLCEQMRVESTLTNVTQEEFLFRPPVPQWSKVIREAEKIVGYPTSFMNLRWLLSDEFANLAMHLRKIVGSNHPIMKTAKTVLYNEHNNLQPWGLIILLLSKAVSSSTYSVENTTLMERQRMLAELTEMIRTGHYIHKGLLNIPLEERDKTKETSIFANKIAVLIGDYLLVTANGMLARLRNQDLSYLISTALRDLSEGEFFGPRDKQNMPLPGKPVKTNEDYFKINGDTIPLDVKDTLGSPVKEWTLRTMYNGGSLFGRGCEGAMLLGGKSDSDQKKAYLFGCHLCLAWQAASELQKFTSTNKEAFSLVSAPALFALNSSPDMYESLKSVTNVSSLDFDDLKKRIMETDAMEQTKSLFSLHAEKAKSYIEMFGDNQSVSTIKSLIKTV; encoded by the exons atgTCCTACGCTATGATTCGACATTTTCGTAGAACCACTTTGTTGTGTGAACAAATGAGGGTTGAAAGTACCTTGACCAACGTGACCCAGGAAGAGTTTTTATTTCGACCTCCAGTGCCTCAATGGAGCAAGGTGATCAGAGAAGCGGAAAAGATAGTTGGATATCCGACCTCCTTCATGAATTTGCGATGGCTTCTAAGTGATGAATTCGCAAACCTGGCGATGCACTTACGAAAaatt GTAGGCAGCAACCATCCCATCATGAAGACGGCCAAAACCGTACTCTACAATGAACACAACAACCTCCAGCCCTGGGGACTCATCATCTTATTACTTTCTAAAGCTGTAAGTTCTTCCACATATTCCGTAGAAAACACTACATTAATGGAACGGCAGCGAATGCTGGCCGAACTAACAGAGATGATACGTACAGGCCACTATATACACAAAGGTTTACTTAACATACCGTTAGAAGAACGGGACAAGACAAAAGAAACTTCTATATTCGCCAACAAAATAGCTGTTTTGATCGGAGACTATTTACTCGTCACTGCAAACGGAATGCTAGCACGTTTGAGAAACCAGGATTTATCATATTTGATATCAACAGCATTACGGGATTTGAGCGAGGGAGAGTTTTTCGGGCCACGTGATAAACAAAATATGCCGTTACCAGGAAAACCAGTTAAGACGAATGAAgattatttcaaaatcaatGGTGATACAATACCATTAGATGTAAAAGACACGTTAGGTTCACCAGTAAAAGAATGGACTTTACGGACAATGTATAACGGAGGTTCCTTATTTGGAAGAGGTTGTGAAGGTGCTATGTTATTAGGTGGTAAGAGCGATTCTGATCAGAAAAAGGCTTATTTATTTGGTTGTCACTTATGCCTAGCATGGCAAGCTGCGAGTGAACTACAAAAGTTTACATCGACAAATAAGGAAGCATTTTCTCTAGTCAGCGCACCAGCCTTATTCGCTTTAAACAGTTCTCCAGATATGTATGAAAGTTTAAAAAGTGTTACTAACGTTTCATCGTTAGACTTTGATGATTTGAAGAAGAGGATAATGGAAACAGATGCGATGGAACAAACTAAATCGTTGTTTTCACTACACGCAGAAAAAGCTAAGAGTTATATTGAAATGTTTGGTGATAACCAATCAGTGAGTACTATAAAGAGTTTAATCAAAACAGTATAG
- the LOC120632196 gene encoding all trans-polyprenyl-diphosphate synthase PDSS2-like, producing the protein MANFLSSIIEWSGFECSSLLYQVLFITSTNRGYSRWGGISISQREELDWREVITEAEQIVGYPTSFLNLRWLFNDEIANTAIHLRKLVGTNHPLLKSAKNLLIGSKSNLQSVGLIVLLVSKAAGFEGHMKDLHDSGVLHSQRALAEIVEMKRTGHLIHKTMANLQEKEKYGDKFNDLLYGNKIVMLTGDYLLATCLQHLGGLRNNEVTELISTGLRDLVEGDFLGEHDVDNNPLPSRPKASNEMKGHYNWEDEDNLAKLGSNEYLGQGKDEWLLRTMLTSGSLLGKGCQGAMNLSKQKHLERDAYILGGHLAIIWQLYLDVKDFFTHPHSYSLVGAPVTLAIWEYPTVYSYIIEAKLEKKPIEYKQLYYAVRSTRAFEYLTKFLEEEMAAILKCSTKFPVEDARSAIQKMAVTIHSETIQYIE; encoded by the exons ATGGCTAACTTCTTGTCTTCTATTATTGAATGGTCTGGATTTGAGTGTTCGTCTCTTCTGTATCAGGTTCT ttttataactTCCACTAACAGGGGATATTCCCGATGGGGTGGCATTAGCATCAGTCAGCGGGAAGAGTTGGACTGGCGCGAGGTGATCACGGAAGCTGAGCAGATTGTGGGCTATCCAACCTCCTTCTTGAACCTTCGGTGGCTTTTCAACGACGAGATTGCTAATACTGCTATTCATCTCAGGAAATTG GTAGGAACCAACCATCCTTTACTAAAATCGGCAAAAAACCTCCTTATCGGCTCCAAAAGCAACCTGCAATCTGTAGGACTTATAGTGCTATTAGTGTCAAAAGCTGCGGGTTTCGAGGGTCACATGAAGGACCTACATGATTCCGGGGTTCTTCACTCCCAAAGGGCGTTGGCAGAGATTGTGGAAATGAAGAGAACCGGCCACCTGATACACAAGACCATGGCTAATCTGCAGGAGAAGGAAAAATATGGGGACAAGTTTAATGATCTCCTGTATGGTAACAAGATTGTAATGTTGACAG GCGATTACCTGTTGGCGACATGTCTGCAGCATTTAGGAGGTCTACGCAACAACGAAGTGACAGAGCTGATATCCACCGGCCTGAGAGACCTCGTCGAAGGCGATTTCCTCGGCGAACACGACGTCGACAACAACCCCTTGCCGAGCCGACCGAAAG CCAGTAACGAAATGAAGGGCCACTACAACTGGGAAGACGAAGATAATTTGGCGAAGCTTGGCTCAAACGAGTACCTTGGCCAAGGCAAAGACGAGTGGCTCCTTCGGACGATGCTCACATCTGGCAGTTTACTTGGCAAGGGTTGCCAAGGCGCAATGAATCTTTCCAAACAGAAACATTTGGAAAGAGACGCGTATATACTTGGCGGACATTTGGCAATTATTTGGCAGCTTTATTTGGACGTCAAAGACTTCTTTACACACCCACATTCTTATTCTTTAGTCGGGGCGCCAGTGACTTTGGCTATATGGGAGTATCCTACAGTTTACAGCTACATAATCGAGGCGAAATTGGAAAAGAAGCCAATAGAATATAAACAGTTGTATTACGCAGTGCGCAGTACAAGAGCTTTCGAATACTTGACCAAGTTTCTGGAAGAAGAAATGGCGGCCATTTTGAAGTGCAGTACCAAGTTTCCGGTAGAGGATGCCCGGTCAGCGATACAGAAGATGGCAGTTACGATACACAGTGAGACAATTCAGTATATTGAGTGA